Part of the Pseudobdellovibrionaceae bacterium genome is shown below.
TCTATAAGATGAAAGGCACCAACCCTCCCAATGCCAAAAAAGACGAAGGCACGCTTTTCGACAACTACTAGGACTGCTGCATGGCCAAGAACAAGTTAGAACTTCCTGAAGACCGTCTCGCCTCCCTGGATAAAATGGGGGGGCGTCTTTTTATTTATCCCGCTCAAGTGAGAGGCTTTTTTAGAAAATGGCGAACAGTGACACAGATTATTCTCATTGCCATTTTTCTTCTCCTCCCGTGGATAAAAATCGGCGGCCAACAGGCGGTTCTACTGGATCTGCCGGGTCGCAAGTTTGCTCTTTTTGGTGTGACCTTTTGGGCGCATGATGCGCCCATGATCTTTTTTGTGTTGGCCATACTCACAATGAGCTTGGCACTGATGACCGCCCTGTGGGGGCGCGTTTGGTGTGGCTGGGCCTGCCCGCAGACAGTTTTTATCGATGGCGTTTTTCGGCGCATTGAAGAGTTAATTGAGGGCAATCATATTGAGCGGCGAAAACTCGATGATGCGCCCATGGATGCTAAAAAGTTTTTTAAACGCTCGTTAAAATGGATTCTTTTTACGGCAGTGACTCTGGTCATAACCCACAGCTTTCTAGCCTATTTTGTGGGCGCTGATCGCCTCGTGGAAATGGTTCAACATAAGCCTGCTGAAAATTGGACCAACTTTCTGATTATTCTGGTGACTTCCGGCATTATCTTGTTTGATTTTGCGTGGTTTCGTGAGCAGTTTTGCATTATTGCCTGCCCCTATGGGCGCTTTCAGTCTGTATTGATGGGGCCTCGATCGAAAAATGTGGTCTACGACTACAATCGCGGCGAACCGCGAAAAGGTAAAGCACCTAAAGGCGAAGAAGCCGACTGCGTGAACTGCTATCGTTGCGTTCAAGTTTGCCCAACCGGAGTGGACATTCGGCGGGGCACACAAATGGAGTGCATTGCCTGCACCGCCTGCATTGATGCTTGTGATGAGATCATGGAGAAGGTCAATAAACCCAAAGGCCTTATTCGGTACGACTCAGAACGCAACATCACCGAAAACAGAACCTCTGACGGCTTTGAGTTTCGACCGCGCATTGCTTTGTATGCAGTTTTGCTGGTAGCAGCTATTGCAGGTATGAGCTACTCGCTGAATACTCGTCAAAATTTTCACTTAGCCGTGATCCGCGGCGAGGAGCCATTTAGCCTCATCACCCAATCCGATGGAACTGAAATCGTCACCAATCATTTTAAAATACACCTTAACAATCAATCCTTTGATGATGTGAAGGTCGAGTTAACTCTACCCAAGCAATATGTTGATCAACAACTGGAGTTAGTGAGCCCCATTAACCCTGTGGATGTTCCAGCTGGTGGCGACATGGTGCGAACCCATATTTTTATAAAGTCGCCAAAGTCTTTCACTTTGGGCAAAGGCCAGGCCTATGCCGAAATTGAGATGACAATAAAAGAAAAAGATAAAACTGAAACTGTGATCAAACAAATTTCTTTGTTGGGACCCAACCAATAATTGAAATGACTGAGATATCGCCTCACTGGGAGTGGGGCGATAAAATCTACATTTCTTCTGGAGCTAACGGCTCAGTCAGTCCACTCTCCCAGCGCAGTGTACTGTCATACTCCTCTGGTGGCGCTTTTCGCATAACCAAGCTCGGAATCACACTGGCCACTACCGTGTATAACACCAATCCAGAAATCACACTTGATGGAATACTGAACTGCTCTCTTAGGATAGACGCAATAACCAAACCAAAAATCAACGTGGGCAAGAGCGATACAGAAATTTCATTTCGATCCTCCCAAGAATTGGGAAGAAACAACTTGATTGAAGCCACCACGGACAAATACCGCACAGGCAAGAATATCAACAAGAAGGCCAGCCCATAAAACACCCCTTCCAGCGTGAACATAGATTGAGTGATACTCAAGCCAGCCTTAAAAAAGTAGAACGGCACGAAAAACGAAAAGAACATGCCCACCGCATAGAGCAGCTTTTTTGACTTTTTGTGACTAATAAAATGGGTAAACCGTGCCGCAGTCACTCCCACTAAAAAAGCCCCCACAAGATAATAAGTCCCCAGGTTTCGGGTGATCACTCCACACAAAAGCGCAATAAGGATCAAAAACGCCACCTCTGAGTCAGGTGCAAAGGGGGCAATTCTTTTTAAGAAAAACCGAAAGACCACGGGTAACAAAAAGATCATCGCCAAAATCACAGCCAATGAAATAGAAAATTCGCTCACCGACTCACTCTGAAGAGTGAAAAACAGCAGGCCAAGAGCCACAATCTCCTTGGCAATGGCCGCGGACCGGATCCAATACTCTTGATTGGGTGTAAAATGAAAGCCTTTTAAAGAATTCAAAATAAATCCGGTAGATGGTGTAGTTAACCCTAAAGACAAAACCAGCGCCGCCCGAAAGGGCAGCCCCAAAGCCACATTCAAACCCCAGGCCGATAAAAATATAACGGTTAAACTCGTGTAAAGGTTTTTTAATAAAACATTGGCATCCCGTTTTAACTCATCAACGTCCACCTCAAGACCGGCAAATAAGAACAAAGATGTGATACCCAAAGTGGACAATAGGTAAAGAGTTTGATCCCCCTGAAACCAACCCAAAAAATGCGCTGTCAGCGCGCCAAAGGCCATGGCCGTAAGAGCCGTGGGAATTCCAAATCGTAATAGCATTTTGGGCACTAACAAAAGGGCAGCAAGGAGAATGAAGTACTGAACGTCCACTGATAATTCCATAAAGGAAAGCTACCAGCATCGCCATTACGAAGCAAGGCGTTAAGGCCTCTCGTGGCCCACCGGAACAGTCTTTTTGTGAGCTTTATCGATGTTGAATCCGAATAGCTCTGCGCTTTTTGGCCGCCTCATAGCGCCGCTTTTGCTCTTCGGTTTCGGCGATGACCGGCGGCACCAATACGGGCTTACCATCTACGCCCAGTGCAACAAATGTTAAATAAGCCGAGGCCGTATGAAAACACTGACCTGTAATTGGATTTTCCGCGTCTATTCGTACGCCAATTTCCATGGAGGTTTTATGCGCATAGTTAACACTGGCTTTGAGATTTACCACCCAGCCTTTATAGACAGGGGCCACAAAATTAAGGGCATCCACGCTGGCTGTGACCACGGGCAAAGAAGAATGCCGCTGCGCACAGATCGCAGCGGCGATATCCATCCACGACATAATAACACCACCGAAGATGCTATCGAGTGAATTGGTGTGACCAGGAAGCACCATCTCAGTCATAGTCACAATAGATTTTGAAACGGGCTTCCCATTCATAACAAACGATTGTTTTAACCTAAGTTCTTTTGGCTTAAATACCAAAAGAACCTGTGTTGTGTCCAGAGCCGAAGTTGTTGCCATTTCCAGGAGTGATCGTAGGAATGGTAGCAACACTTTCTGGCTGAGAAACAGTGGCATTGCCAGCAGGAATGCTATTCGCAGCAGGCGCCTGATTAACAACACCAGCATCACCTTGCTCTTTCTCAACAAATTGCATATGTGGCAAACACCATACAATCAACTGAGCGCGAGACTTCACATTCATTTTTTTATAAATGTTAGTCAGGTGAAACTTGACCGTCTTCTCCGTAACAAATAGTTGGTTTGCAACTTCCTTGTTTGACAGACCCTTAGTTACGAGTTCGGCCACTTCGGACTCGCGATTGGATAATCCCTTTTGGATAAGTATATCTCTGAGCATCCTTGCTCCCTCCCCAATATGGTTAACGTTAAACGGCCACAGTCTTTCTTCATAAAAAACTACGACAACCTATATAAAAGTCTGTCAGCTATTTGAAAGTCACGCAAGCCCAAAAACCGTGTCCAAACAAAAAACTGGACTGGATTTTTTGGCAGCGTGAAATAAGATGACTCCCCCATTTTTGGCCTGATTTTCAACCCCGAAGTCGAGCAAAAATACCCTGATTTTAAACGGTTACTGACTAAATGCGGGAGATTTCCCATTTTACTAACCGAAAAAACATTTGCTACTTGATGCGCCCTGTTTATAATATTTCACCGCACTAATCCTGTGTGCCCATCCGCCTGGCCCAAAATTTGGCTGCTAACCATAATTTGAGCGCCACCATATCAAGGAGGCTACCAAAAAAACCACTCAATGAGGGCTAAAACGATGAACACCAACTCCTGTAAAACACGCTGTAACGACTCGCCTGACGGTCACTATGCCAATCGTTTATATAACCCTGAAACTTTCTCACGGCCCCTTGCGAGTCGTAGAATTTGACCAACAACTGTAGTAGTGTCTCATCGTTAAATATTGATCCCGTAATACCAGGAGTCCCCGGATGCGAAAATCCCTCAAATTGTTTATCGCAACCCCCTTAGCCTTTGCCTCATTTCAACTCGCCTCGGCTGAGACTTGCCTCACTCAAAGTACAGCTGAAATCGCTGACCAGGCTGCTAGCATCTCGTTCGCCACACCTGAACAAAAGCAACTTTTCATTGAAATTCTTGAAAACGGCCGACTTTCTAAAATGCTGGATTGCACCTCCGACGGCATCGCCTTGACTCAAGAACAAGTCGAATATGCCATCGAGCGATTTGAAATTTCTCGAAAATCGGCTGTCAGTGCAGCAGAATCCATCATACTGATAAAACAAGATGAATTGCGAACAGCCAAAGGGAAAGAGCGGCAGACCCTTATCGATGTGATTGAACTGCACTCCAGAGAAATCGATAGGGTTAACTCACACTACGACGCTCTCATTGCCCTGGTTTCAAAATAGTTTTTTTATATTTTTAATAACGGTCTGGCCGAACCCGCCGAAATTTGCCTGGACAAAGAATGGTGTGAACATTACTTTGTCTACACAGTAAGAGTGGGATAGACGAGCTTGTTAAGGGTTTATCCAGTTTATTAACTTGCCGACTTTGGGCTCGTTAGCTTACTAGCTTACTAGCTTACTAGCTTACTAGCTTACTGGCTTACTGGTTTGCTGGATTATCAGTTCCTTTGATCATTTGCTCAACGACTCAACGACTCAACGACTCAACGACTCATCGGCTCAACGACTCATCGGCTTATCGGTTTATGGGTGCCAACTTAAACACAAATACATTTCAAAATTTTCTAAACCACTCGATTCGACATTTAAGTCTATACAACAAATAGCACTTTCTGCCCGGGCAGAAAATGGTGCCAGCATTGCTTCGTCTACACAACAAATGTGCGATAGACGAGCTTGTTAAGGGTCTATCTAGTTTATTGACTTGCCGACTTTGGGCTCGTTAGCTTACTGGCTTACTGGCTTACTGGCTTACTGGGTTACTGGGTTACTGGCTTACTAGCTTACTAGCTTATTGGCTTATTGGCTTATTGGTTTGCTGGATTATCAGTTCCTTTGATCATTTGCTCAACGACTCAACGACTTATCGGTTTATGGGTGCCAACTTAAAAACAAATACATTTCAAAATTTTCTAAACCACTCGACTCGACATTTAAGCCTATACAACAAATAGCACTTTCTGCCCGGGCAGAAATTGGTGCCAGCATTTCTTCGTCTATATTTTTAATAACGGTCTGGCCGAACCCGCCAAAATTTGCCCGGACAAAGAATGGTGTGAACATTACTTTGTCTACACAGTAAGAGTGCGATAGACGAGCTTGTTAAGGGTTTATCCAGTTTATTAACTTGCCGACTTTGGGCTCGTTAGCTTACTAGCTTATTGGCTTATTGGTTTGCTGGATTATCAGTTCCTTTGATCATTTGCTCAACGACTCAACGACTCAACGACTCAACGACTCAACGACTCAACGGCTTATCGGCTTATCGGCTTATCGGCTTATCGGCTTATCGGCTTATCGGCTTATCGGCTTATGGGTGCCAACTTAAACACAAATACATTTCAAAATTTTCTAAACCACTCGATTCGACATTTAAGCCTATACAACAAATAGCACTTTCTGCCCGGGCAGAAAATGGTGCCAGCATTGCTTCGTCTACACAACAAATGTGCGATAGACGAGCTTGTTAAGGGTCTATCTAGTTTATTGACTTGCCGACTTTGGGCTTGTTAGCTTACTGGCTTATTAGCTTACTGGCTTATTACCTTACTAGCTTACTAGCTTACTAGCTTACTAGCTTACTGGCTTACTGGTTTATTGGTTTATTGGTTTATTGGCTTATTGGTTTGCTGGATTATCAGTTCCTTTGATCATTTGCTCAACGGCTTATCGGCATATCGGTTTATGGGTGCCAACTTAAAAACAAATACATTTCAATTTTTTTAAACCACCCGATTCGACATTTAAGCCTATACAACAAACTGCACTTTCTGCCCGGGCAGAAAATGGTCGGAACAATATTTTGTCTACACATTTAATAACACTCTGGTAGAGGCTGTCGAAATTTGTTAGCTTGCCGGCAATTTCACCTGTATTAGCCTGGCGTCAAGACGAAATCTTTTTTTAAAATTATTTGACACCATTTTCGACCACCCTAATCGCCCCGTCACAAAGTTTAATCAGACGTAGATTCAAAAAAAGATCACAACCATAAAAACACACCTCTAATAGGCGTCCTCGTCACTCTGACTGAGGTTCACCGTTGCGTTTGACCTCCTTCGAAAACATCATTGCAAATACAGGGTGTATAAAGGTGCTCTATAAAACAAACCGCTTACTTTTACAGAAGGAGTGATCATGGGTTTTAAAAATCTTAGCGAAGCTAAACGCTCTTTGAGCACCAAAGAATTTCGTTCCATTCAAAAGCAAGCGGAAGCCGCAGTTTCCCATTTGCAGCAGTCAGAAATTAATCTTATTCAAACTCTTCAATTGGTTGAAGACAATATGGTTCATAGATGGTGTGGATATAATTCGCTATTTGAATACGCCGTACAATGCCTTCGCCTGAGTCGAGCCCAATCTTATATGTATGTGGGATTGGCAAAAGCCACCCGGCAGTATAAAAAATTGGAATCCGCTCTTGTTAACCAACGGGTGACGCCAAGTAAGGCCGCTCGGATTCTCTCAGTGATTACAACCGATAATGAGCAAGAGTGGGTTTTAAAGGCTGCCAGTCTACCAAAAACCCAGCTTGAAAAAGAAGTGGCAAAAATCAACCCGAAAAAGGTGCCTGGTGAACGCAGTCACTATCTCACTTCTAACGTGATCGAAATGAAAACGCCGGTGAGTGAAGATGTTTATAAAAAACTGGTGCAGGTTCAGGATTTGCTATCCAGCTCAACGGGACTGGCCGTATCTTTGGAAACTGTATTTGAAAAAATGGCCGACCTATTCCTGCAAAAGAATGATCCCGTTGAAAAAGCAAAAAGACGTCAAGATAAAGGCAAGCTATCCATACAGACTTCCTATCCCGCCATCACCGCCATGGGGGATCGTCTGCCCATACCAAAAGAAATCGAGCATCAAGTGAACTTAAGAGATCAACGCCAATGCCAGCACCGTTACCCATCCGGTGAAAAATGCAAATCTAGGAGATGGTTGCATTTGCATCATCGGGTGCCGGTGTCGCTCGGTGGCGAGCACAGTGCGAATAATTTAATGACGCTTTGCCCGGCCCATCATGAACTAGCGCATTTGTTATTGGAGGAACAAGGCCAGTTACCAAAAACCAAGTACGAATATTCTGCCCGGGCAGAAAGTGTTTTTTGAGATTTTTGGGATTATCACTAGATAGGTGAGAAGAGTCGAATTGAATTTGCTGTTGAGAGAGTTGGTCGATATCCCCGTTTTCTGCCCGGGCAGAAAATTAAATTTAGGAATGAGGCATGACAGGATGATGAGCGGCATAGATTTTATGTCGCAGGATGGTTGACATAGCGTGACTGGTATCGGGTGGCGACAAGGACCGCTTGGATCCGGCTTTGCAATGTGACGGGCACAGCATGGATTCGGTGTCGCCTGGTGTCCAATACAGCGCAGATAATTTGATAACACTTTGTCCGACTACACCGTGAACTGGCGCTATTTGCGCTGTCTTTTGGACGAATGGATCAACAATAAACTAGGCCAGTTTATACAAATTTTCTTCCCGGGCAGAAAATTAAACTTAGGAAAGAGGCATAACAGGATGATGAGCGCGGCAAGAATCCAGTGGCGCAGAATGATTGACATAGCGTGGCCAGTATCGCGTGGCGACAAGCAAAGTTTGGATCCGGTATGGCAATGTGACGAACACAGCGTGGACTTGGTATCGCAATATGACAAACACAACCTGGATCTGGTATCGCAATATGACGAGCACAACCTGGATTCGGTATCGCAATATGACAAACACAACCTGGATTCAGTATCACAATATGACAAACACAACCTGGATTCGGTATCACAATATGACAAACACAACCTGGATTCGGTATCGCAATATGACAAACACAACCTGGATCTGGTATCGCAATGTGACTAACACTAAGCTCTAATTGAATCCGGTATCGCAGAGTCGTCAGCACAGCGTGGACAATTTAACAAGACTTTATCTTGCTCACTTAAAATCCTTCATAAGGTCGGCAATCTCCGCCATCGACATCTATTATCTCAGACTTAGGCTCCCAGAAAGAAAAAACCAGCCCTTCTGTCTAATTTTTCATAGACAGTGTCTAGACTTTCGTCAGCGAACTTCAGTCAGCCACCTGCCATTTTCTGCTGGCCGGCCCAACAGTTGCAGTGTCATAATCACAGACGAATAGGCATTTTTGAGACTGGAGGGGGAATATGTCTCAGTTTAATACACTTTCGAAGCGATATCGAAATTTGACTCTGCTGATATTAAGCGTGGGCGCCATCGCATTGGCGTTTCAAAACTGTGCTGAACCACTACAGGCCCCCACTGATGGAAAACTGGATCAGGGCAGCCAGTCTAATAATAACGGCAACAACTCCTCCTCGGGATCATCAAATTCTGGCCCTCCTGTGATTGTTCAAGATCTGGGAGATAAAACCGCCGACAAAGACCGCGAATTGGTTTTGGAAATCGTGGCCAAGCGGGCCACGGGCACCGGCTCACTTGATTACCGCTGGTATAAAAATGGAGAGCAAATCAATGGTGCAACCAGTGCCATTTATAAAATTGACGTTGTGAAAACGGATGATGCCGGTGAATACCGCGTGGATGTGATTGACCCCTCGTCAGGTGAGTGGGTGCCAAGCGCATCCTCATTTGTCACCGTTTACAACCGATTTAGCTGGGATCCGCCAACTGACACCTCTACGTTCACGTGCAGCGGCAATGAATGCCGCATCACCTGTGGAGACGGACAAACAGAGGGTGAACTACAAAAGGGCGGGAAGGGATTTTGTCGAAAGCCTCGCCTTGATCTAGACCTCGCTGGATCGAACGCTACGCACACATTTAACGACTTTACTGGAGACAATCCCAGATCAATCACTTATGAAGCGCAGATCTTTGTGACCATTAATATGCCCCGATTATTTATTCAGGGATCCCCTCAATCTTTTAAATACGAGTGTGACGGCTACGGATCTGGAACAAACTACACTTTATCCATGTTTGTGCACCGATGTCGATACACAAATGGCTCTGGGGTCGTGTCCAATCATGACGTGGTTGCCAACAATGTGGCACCCATGCCTCCGGCGGGCGGACCTATCACGAAAATTGGCCTCTCAAAGGGAACATGGGCGGGGGCCAATTATGGCGTTGCCACGGTGACATCCACCCGCAATTTCAATGAAATCGCTGAGACTATGACTGTGATAGAAGTTTACGAACCGTAAACTTCTATCACACAACCAGATACTTTTTCCGAATGAGATCCAATACCGGCGACGATCCACCTGTATTGGCCACGCAAAAAACATCATCTATTTGCTGCCCCCAGGTGTGCACTCTGGCCCACTTCACTTGTAGGCCCTGTTCGAAAAGCGCGTATGCGGCGGCATACAATGCGCCTGATTGGTTTTTCCCACGAAAGCTAATGATCATCTCATCGGCAGTTTCACTCACTAACGAAATCTTATCAAAAACAACTTGCGGATCCGGGCGTTCTTCAATTTGTATTGATCTCAGAATTTTCTTTAGCTGATTAACATTTTTATTGGTTTTCACCTTAAACCAATCGTAGGCGCCATAGATATCAAAAGTCTGCACAGAAGACTCTCGGACGGCACACCCAGCCCCATACAACATCTGCACAAAGCGCAGAAACAACCCTGGCTCGTCTTTTCTCCGGTGCAGACGCACCCATATGTCGCCAGTCGCCCCCTTCACCACAAGCGGCTCCAGATCCCCCTTGCCTCGACGCAAATACTTGTAGTCGGCCAACAGGTATGACAATGGCAGTTCTTCCACCACCACAGGATCCATTCCTTTTAAGAAATCAGGACTTAGTTTTATTTTTTCCACCTTAGCCATAGCCAGAAGCCGCATAAACTTAGTGGCTCGCGGTGATTCAACGGCTTTTACTAGATCTGATAGCAGTCGCTCTTTCCATTCGTTCCAGGCATCCGGATTGGTGGCTTGAATATCAATGGCCGTAAAAACAGCTAAGCGCCGCAAACGCTTTCCTTTTACCCCTTTTTGATCTAGATCTCGCCACACTGAAGGCGAGTGAGGATTTTGCCGAAAAGCCGCACTCGACAACACAAGGTGATTTTCCACCATCCACTGCACTTCTTCAGTAATCTTCTCAGAAAACTGCCACTGTCGAAAAATCTTCCGTACAAGTTGTGCGCCTTTTTTCGAATGATTGCCACCACGACCCTTGGCTAAATCGTGAAACAGAGCTGCCCAAAGCAAAACTTTCCAATCCCAGTCGGACAAGCCTTTACTCACATGTTTTAGCTCTCTAAATGAAGTGGGGCGACGATACACCCGCACCACACCCTTCACCGCCTGCAGAATATGGGCATCCACAGTGAATCGATGATACTGATCGTGCTGCACAAGACCCTGCACCAACTTAAATTCTGGCAGACACTTGGCGATCACTTGCGATCGAAAAAGAGCCAGAAGCTCTTTTTCACTACAATCCACATGGTAATAACGATGGAGACACTGCCCCACTCGATGCGGATCTTTTTCGATACTGAAGCTACTGTTTCTTACCTTTTCTTGCATGAGAACCGATGAGTTTTGATGGAGAGCTGAAAAAGCATCGGCCAAGGATTGGATCTTCACCTTATCTAGGTTGTCTCGGGTGGCTTTACCAGATTTGGCCCATTCCACAGCCCAGTCGGCATAAAAACTCACTTCACTTAAGTGATTTTGCAGCTCACGCATAAAGTCTTTTACATTTTCAAAACCAAAGGCCTCGGCCAATGGTTTTTGTAATGGCCCCGTGAGTAACTCTTCTCCCCCAAGAACATGCAGCTGTTGTCTGATGGCCAGCAGCAAACTTTTACTGGCCGACAGCTGATGAAGAAATACCATCTTGTCTTTAAATTTTTTAACATCAAGCTCCCACACATAGAGGGCCTGTTGTAGATCGCGCAAACCACCCGGTCCATATTTTATATTGGGCTCTAAATAATTTGAAACAGAGTCATAGCGTTTACCACGACTTTTTCTTTCTTCACTCATGGCCGAACGCAAAGATCGCTTAAATTCAGCCGCCCATGCATGAATTCGCACTTGCTGTTCTTGCAGGGCTTTTGCCGCACTCTCAGAAAAGGGCCTCCCATGTAGGAGGGCTAACACATCAAATGGCGCCACACCCCTTGTCCAATCATTAATATCCTCAGGTATGCGACAACGAAGATTCAACCCCTCACTCAAAGCAGCAGCCGTGAATGCGGCTGCTTTTTTTTCATCTCCCACCAGCAACAAATCAATATCGGATTTTGGACAAAGCTCATTGCGGGCCCAAGAACCTAGGGCAATAGGACCGGCCTCCTTCCAGTGAGGGAGTTGACTCAAGTTTGCCTCGAGTGCTTGGCCCAACCACAAAGAAAATGCGGCACTTTCTTGAGCACCCCGCGGTGCTCGCTCTTTTGATTCAGCGACCTGAGACTTAGTTAAGAAAGTTCTTTTTGCCATTTTGCTATTTGATTTAAAGCCTCTAGGGGTGTGAGTTGTGGCAACGAGATTTCGCGAATCTCGTCAAGAAGCGGACTTGCCTCCGCCTCGGGGTAAGTGGCCCCATCGCCGGCATCAAGTAACGACATCTGGTCGGTATTGCTTGGAACCACACCGAACGACTCAAGGCCTGTTAGAATTCGTGCAGCTCGTTGGGTGACTTTTTTGGGGAGTCCTGCCAGTTGCGCCACCTGAATCCCGTAAGATCGATTGGCGGGCCCCTCTTTGAGCGTATGCAAAAAGGAAATATCCTGCCCCGCATGGGCCGATGATTCATCAATAGCCATGTGAGCATTTTTTATTTGAGGATACTTTCGGTCCAGTTGGGTGATTTCATGGTAGTGGGTCGCAAAGAACGTCATACAACCACATTCAGAAACCAAAAACTCCAATATAGCTTGCGCTAAACTCATGCCGTCGTAAGTGCTTGTTCCGCGACCGATTTCGTCTAACACCACTAGTGAATTTTCACTGGCGTCGCGAAGAATCTCCGCCGTCTCCTGCATCTCCACCATAAAAGTAGACAGACCTTCGGCAAGAAAATCACTCGCCCCAATGCGCGTAAAAATCTGATCGTAAATGGGCAACACGGCCGATCGCGCCGGCACATATGATCCCATCTGAGCCAATAAAACCGTGACGGCCACTTGCCGCATGATCGTACTCTTACCGGCCATATTAGGGCCCGTGAGCAAAAGACACTCACCCGCACCGAGCTTGATGTCATTCGGCACAAAGGGTTTTGAAACTTCCTGCTCGACGACAGGGTGTCGACTTCCATCGAGCTGCAAGGCTTGGATTTTTGAAAAGCTGGGACGTGTGTAGTTGTATTCAAGAGCTAACCAAGCCAAAGAACTGATCACATCAAGCTCGCTCCAATGCCTGGCTAAGTCCATTAGATCCACAGTGGCAGCTAGAATTTTTTGTCGAAGATCAGAAAAAATATTTTGCTCCATCTCCACCCGCTTACTGCGGCTTGAGAGGATTTTATCTTCTAATTCTTGAAGTTCTTGAGTCAAATATCGTTCGGCATTGGCTAAAGTTTGCTTCCTTTTATAATGGTCAGGAACTTTATCCTTATGCGTGTTGGTCACTTCAAGAAAATAACCAAAGACGTTGTTGTATTTAATTTTTAAACTGGATATGCCAGTGGATTCCCGTTCGCGCGCTTCTAAATCGATCAAAAGCTTTTGACTGTTTTCTGATAGCTCTATGAGTTCTTGCAGGTCTTTTCTAAAGTCCGCTCGAACAAAACCACCGTTTTTTGTTTGCACTGGCGGTTCATCAACAAGTGTTCGCTCAACATCATTCACTATACCTAAGGCGGTGTCAGCCTGGTGTCTTTCAAGCCCGGGACAGTAGCCACTCACCCTCAAGCCGGCCCTTAATGCTTGCGCCAACGCCAACACATCGTGAACATGGCAACTGGGATTTGCGATCTTTCC
Proteins encoded:
- the ccoG gene encoding cytochrome c oxidase accessory protein CcoG, yielding MAKNKLELPEDRLASLDKMGGRLFIYPAQVRGFFRKWRTVTQIILIAIFLLLPWIKIGGQQAVLLDLPGRKFALFGVTFWAHDAPMIFFVLAILTMSLALMTALWGRVWCGWACPQTVFIDGVFRRIEELIEGNHIERRKLDDAPMDAKKFFKRSLKWILFTAVTLVITHSFLAYFVGADRLVEMVQHKPAENWTNFLIILVTSGIILFDFAWFREQFCIIACPYGRFQSVLMGPRSKNVVYDYNRGEPRKGKAPKGEEADCVNCYRCVQVCPTGVDIRRGTQMECIACTACIDACDEIMEKVNKPKGLIRYDSERNITENRTSDGFEFRPRIALYAVLLVAAIAGMSYSLNTRQNFHLAVIRGEEPFSLITQSDGTEIVTNHFKIHLNNQSFDDVKVELTLPKQYVDQQLELVSPINPVDVPAGGDMVRTHIFIKSPKSFTLGKGQAYAEIEMTIKEKDKTETVIKQISLLGPNQ
- a CDS encoding HNH endonuclease, whose amino-acid sequence is MGFKNLSEAKRSLSTKEFRSIQKQAEAAVSHLQQSEINLIQTLQLVEDNMVHRWCGYNSLFEYAVQCLRLSRAQSYMYVGLAKATRQYKKLESALVNQRVTPSKAARILSVITTDNEQEWVLKAASLPKTQLEKEVAKINPKKVPGERSHYLTSNVIEMKTPVSEDVYKKLVQVQDLLSSSTGLAVSLETVFEKMADLFLQKNDPVEKAKRRQDKGKLSIQTSYPAITAMGDRLPIPKEIEHQVNLRDQRQCQHRYPSGEKCKSRRWLHLHHRVPVSLGGEHSANNLMTLCPAHHELAHLLLEEQGQLPKTKYEYSARAESVF
- a CDS encoding cation:proton antiporter; this encodes MELSVDVQYFILLAALLLVPKMLLRFGIPTALTAMAFGALTAHFLGWFQGDQTLYLLSTLGITSLFLFAGLEVDVDELKRDANVLLKNLYTSLTVIFLSAWGLNVALGLPFRAALVLSLGLTTPSTGFILNSLKGFHFTPNQEYWIRSAAIAKEIVALGLLFFTLQSESVSEFSISLAVILAMIFLLPVVFRFFLKRIAPFAPDSEVAFLILIALLCGVITRNLGTYYLVGAFLVGVTAARFTHFISHKKSKKLLYAVGMFFSFFVPFYFFKAGLSITQSMFTLEGVFYGLAFLLIFLPVRYLSVVASIKLFLPNSWEDRNEISVSLLPTLIFGLVIASILREQFSIPSSVISGLVLYTVVASVIPSLVMRKAPPEEYDSTLRWESGLTEPLAPEEM
- a CDS encoding HD domain-containing protein, which produces MAKRTFLTKSQVAESKERAPRGAQESAAFSLWLGQALEANLSQLPHWKEAGPIALGSWARNELCPKSDIDLLLVGDEKKAAAFTAAALSEGLNLRCRIPEDINDWTRGVAPFDVLALLHGRPFSESAAKALQEQQVRIHAWAAEFKRSLRSAMSEERKSRGKRYDSVSNYLEPNIKYGPGGLRDLQQALYVWELDVKKFKDKMVFLHQLSASKSLLLAIRQQLHVLGGEELLTGPLQKPLAEAFGFENVKDFMRELQNHLSEVSFYADWAVEWAKSGKATRDNLDKVKIQSLADAFSALHQNSSVLMQEKVRNSSFSIEKDPHRVGQCLHRYYHVDCSEKELLALFRSQVIAKCLPEFKLVQGLVQHDQYHRFTVDAHILQAVKGVVRVYRRPTSFRELKHVSKGLSDWDWKVLLWAALFHDLAKGRGGNHSKKGAQLVRKIFRQWQFSEKITEEVQWMVENHLVLSSAAFRQNPHSPSVWRDLDQKGVKGKRLRRLAVFTAIDIQATNPDAWNEWKERLLSDLVKAVESPRATKFMRLLAMAKVEKIKLSPDFLKGMDPVVVEELPLSYLLADYKYLRRGKGDLEPLVVKGATGDIWVRLHRRKDEPGLFLRFVQMLYGAGCAVRESSVQTFDIYGAYDWFKVKTNKNVNQLKKILRSIQIEERPDPQVVFDKISLVSETADEMIISFRGKNQSGALYAAAYALFEQGLQVKWARVHTWGQQIDDVFCVANTGGSSPVLDLIRKKYLVV
- a CDS encoding acyl-CoA thioesterase; the encoded protein is MTEMVLPGHTNSLDSIFGGVIMSWMDIAAAICAQRHSSLPVVTASVDALNFVAPVYKGWVVNLKASVNYAHKTSMEIGVRIDAENPITGQCFHTASAYLTFVALGVDGKPVLVPPVIAETEEQKRRYEAAKKRRAIRIQHR